Proteins from a single region of Verrucomicrobiales bacterium:
- a CDS encoding GFA family protein → MNPTIICGGCLCGLVRYESAGQPYNVTHCHCSDCRRSSGAPFVTWASFRRSEFRLLTGQPRELGWAGRLRSFCPQCGTPLTFMASPEAGELDVTVCSFDHPAIVTPADHTWVDDRLPWIRLADGLPTYGQKRETHVA, encoded by the coding sequence ATGAACCCAACCATAATCTGCGGTGGTTGTTTGTGCGGTTTGGTCCGCTACGAGTCGGCTGGACAGCCTTACAACGTCACGCACTGCCATTGTTCGGATTGTCGTCGGAGCAGTGGCGCGCCGTTTGTAACGTGGGCATCGTTCCGTCGGAGTGAGTTTCGATTGCTCACTGGACAGCCGCGAGAGTTGGGATGGGCTGGGCGGCTGCGTTCGTTCTGCCCCCAGTGCGGTACGCCATTGACGTTCATGGCCAGTCCAGAAGCAGGCGAGCTTGATGTTACAGTTTGCAGCTTCGACCATCCTGCGATAGTGACACCAGCCGACCACACTTGGGTTGATGACCGGCTGCCTTGGATTCGTTTAGCCGATGGTTTACCGACTTATGGACAGAAGCGAGAGACCCACGTCGCCTAA
- a CDS encoding ABC transporter substrate-binding protein, giving the protein MSQTTLTLGHSPDPDDAFMFYGLAKGLVPSNGFEFEHILQDIQTLNERATRGELDISAVSIHAYAYLSDKYVLLPSGASMGDGYGPMLVSRAAHSREEVIRRRIAVPGTMTSAFLALQLWAGKGASELDYIVVPFDQIFSAVKSGQADIGLIIHEGQLTYQNEGLQVCADLGAWWKQNQDGLPLPLGGNVIHRRFAPPVRKAISDILTASIQYSLDHRPEAVRHALQYARDMGVELADRFVGMYVNHWTLDYGDAGRESIRRFLGQAFERGYLSKKAELEFVA; this is encoded by the coding sequence ATGTCGCAGACGACTTTGACTTTAGGGCACTCTCCGGATCCGGATGATGCTTTCATGTTTTACGGGCTGGCCAAGGGGCTGGTCCCGTCGAACGGCTTTGAGTTTGAACATATTCTCCAGGATATTCAGACCCTGAACGAGCGGGCCACCCGCGGCGAGTTGGATATTTCGGCAGTGAGCATTCATGCCTACGCCTACTTGTCGGACAAGTACGTGCTGCTGCCCAGCGGGGCGAGCATGGGAGATGGCTACGGGCCGATGCTGGTGTCCCGCGCTGCCCACTCGCGTGAAGAGGTGATCCGACGGCGGATCGCGGTGCCGGGGACCATGACGAGCGCCTTCCTGGCCCTCCAGCTGTGGGCCGGCAAGGGAGCCAGCGAGCTGGACTATATCGTAGTCCCGTTTGACCAAATCTTTTCGGCAGTGAAGTCGGGCCAGGCGGACATCGGCCTGATCATCCACGAGGGCCAGCTGACCTACCAAAATGAGGGGCTGCAGGTCTGTGCGGATTTGGGAGCGTGGTGGAAGCAGAACCAGGATGGTCTTCCCCTTCCGCTCGGCGGTAACGTCATTCATCGTCGTTTCGCCCCACCGGTGCGCAAAGCGATCTCCGATATTCTAACCGCCAGCATCCAATACAGTTTGGATCATCGTCCGGAGGCGGTTCGGCACGCGCTGCAGTACGCTCGTGATATGGGAGTCGAACTCGCCGATCGGTTCGTCGGGATGTATGTGAACCATTGGACTCTCGACTATGGAGACGCGGGACGGGAGTCCATCCGCCGTTTTCTGGGACAGGCGTTTGAGCGGGGGTATCTAAGCAAGAAGGCGGAGCTGGAGTTCGTCGCATGA
- a CDS encoding 1-deoxy-D-xylulose-5-phosphate reductoisomerase → MKNVVLLGSTGSIGTSTLKVVEDLPDRLRLIGLAAGNNLDLLIEQVRRHQPAAISLQDPGKAQQAQTLLGTSTQVHCGEEGLIRLATLPGADIVLIAIVGTAGLQPALAAIRAGKDIAIASKEILVMAGETVMSEARKHGVQVLAVDSEHSAIFQCLDGKPASSVRNLWLTASGGPFRRLDRAEFGKITVEQALKHPSWVMGRKITIDSATLFNKGLEMIEARWLFDVEMPRVKVIVHPQSVVHSMVEFVDGSIIAQLSTPDMCLPIQYALLYPERVNSDRVQTDFAKLSRLEFEDPDTERFPALNLARRAGEVGGTLPAVLNAANEVAVEAFCQRRIGFEAISTTVRRTMDRHRVVEKPSLPQILEADAWAREEAGRLG, encoded by the coding sequence ATGAAGAATGTTGTTTTGTTAGGCAGCACCGGATCCATCGGCACCAGTACACTCAAGGTGGTGGAGGACCTCCCGGACCGTCTGCGCCTGATCGGATTGGCCGCGGGAAACAACCTCGATCTCCTGATCGAGCAAGTGCGAAGGCACCAGCCGGCTGCCATCTCGCTGCAGGACCCCGGCAAGGCTCAGCAGGCTCAAACCCTGCTGGGCACATCCACCCAGGTTCACTGCGGTGAGGAGGGCTTGATCCGCTTGGCCACCCTGCCGGGCGCCGACATTGTGCTGATTGCCATCGTGGGAACGGCGGGGCTGCAACCCGCGCTGGCTGCCATTCGGGCGGGCAAGGACATCGCCATTGCATCCAAAGAAATTCTCGTCATGGCGGGGGAGACGGTGATGTCCGAGGCCCGGAAACATGGAGTGCAGGTTTTGGCCGTGGACAGCGAACACTCGGCCATCTTTCAATGTCTCGATGGCAAACCGGCGAGTTCGGTGCGCAATCTGTGGCTGACAGCCTCGGGCGGGCCGTTTCGGCGTCTGGATCGAGCTGAATTCGGAAAGATCACCGTCGAGCAGGCTCTCAAGCATCCCTCGTGGGTCATGGGGCGCAAGATCACCATCGACTCCGCCACCCTTTTTAACAAGGGCCTGGAGATGATCGAGGCACGCTGGCTCTTCGACGTCGAGATGCCACGGGTGAAGGTGATTGTGCATCCGCAAAGCGTGGTGCATTCCATGGTGGAGTTCGTGGATGGCTCGATCATCGCCCAGCTCTCCACTCCCGATATGTGCCTGCCCATTCAGTATGCGCTGCTTTATCCGGAGCGGGTGAACAGCGACCGGGTGCAAACCGACTTTGCGAAGCTGAGCCGGTTGGAATTTGAGGATCCGGATACCGAGCGGTTTCCCGCGTTGAACCTGGCCCGTCGTGCCGGGGAGGTAGGCGGCACCCTGCCGGCGGTGTTGAACGCGGCCAATGAGGTGGCGGTGGAGGCTTTTTGTCAGCGTCGCATCGGCTTCGAGGCGATCAGCACCACCGTCAGGCGCACCATGGATCGACATCGAGTGGTGGAGAAGCCCAGCCTGCCGCAGATTCTAGAGGCGGATGCTTGGGCGCGCGAGGAGGCGGGCCGGCTAGGATAA
- a CDS encoding 8-amino-7-oxononanoate synthase: MKPFDDELLARLCSLDSQGLRRRLRRVDSPQQSRLQAEGRERVNFSSNDYLGLANHPVLKEAMIHAVERHGVGSGASRLVCGSLAPHHELEEALAAFKQTEAALTFASGYATAVGTIPALVGKDDFVITDKLVHACIIDAVRLSGATLRVFKHNDVEDLERMLRWAQAERESKSRAAGASGSSPAPAPGEGQILVITESVFSMDGDLAPLRNVVELKERYGAWLMVDEAHATGLFGERRSGLLEAMGLAGRAEIQMGTLGKALGASGGYIAGSSALIDWLVNRARSFIFSTAPSPAVAAAAQAAVELVQSGEGELRRQRAWSQVNRLKEAVIEAGWVLPPAQSTILPLIVGGEADALRLGQSLLEAGFWIPAIRYPTVARGKARLRFTVTADHTLEQINALGETLKTLRASWNLG, translated from the coding sequence ATGAAGCCTTTTGACGACGAGTTGCTGGCCCGCTTGTGCTCCCTGGATTCCCAGGGACTGCGGCGGCGTTTGCGTCGCGTGGATTCCCCGCAGCAGTCGCGTTTGCAGGCGGAGGGCCGCGAACGGGTTAATTTTTCATCCAACGACTATCTCGGTCTCGCGAACCATCCCGTGTTGAAAGAGGCGATGATTCATGCCGTCGAGCGGCATGGGGTGGGCAGCGGGGCGTCCCGGTTGGTCTGTGGCTCCCTGGCCCCACATCATGAGCTGGAGGAAGCCTTGGCGGCGTTCAAGCAGACGGAGGCGGCGCTTACCTTTGCGTCGGGATACGCCACTGCAGTGGGAACCATTCCGGCGCTCGTGGGTAAAGACGACTTTGTCATCACGGATAAATTGGTCCATGCGTGCATCATCGACGCCGTGCGCCTCTCGGGTGCGACGTTGAGGGTGTTTAAGCATAATGATGTGGAAGACCTGGAGCGGATGCTGCGCTGGGCGCAAGCCGAGCGGGAGTCCAAGAGCCGGGCCGCCGGAGCTTCGGGGTCATCTCCTGCACCCGCGCCGGGCGAGGGACAGATCCTGGTCATCACGGAGAGCGTGTTTTCGATGGACGGAGATCTGGCTCCCTTGCGGAATGTGGTTGAGCTTAAGGAACGCTACGGGGCTTGGCTAATGGTTGACGAGGCTCATGCCACCGGACTTTTTGGCGAGCGCCGGAGTGGGCTGCTGGAAGCGATGGGTCTGGCGGGCCGCGCGGAGATTCAGATGGGGACTCTGGGCAAGGCCCTGGGAGCCTCCGGCGGATACATTGCCGGATCTAGCGCGCTGATCGATTGGCTGGTGAACCGAGCGCGCAGCTTCATCTTCTCCACCGCGCCGTCCCCCGCGGTGGCTGCCGCCGCGCAAGCGGCGGTGGAGCTGGTGCAGAGCGGGGAAGGGGAGCTGCGTCGCCAGCGTGCTTGGAGCCAGGTGAACCGACTTAAGGAGGCAGTGATCGAGGCTGGGTGGGTATTGCCTCCCGCGCAGAGCACCATCCTGCCTCTCATCGTCGGCGGGGAGGCGGATGCCTTGCGCTTGGGGCAGTCGTTGCTGGAGGCAGGGTTTTGGATTCCGGCGATCCGGTATCCTACGGTGGCGCGAGGCAAGGCTCGGCTTCGGTTCACGGTGACGGCGGACCATACCCTCGAACAAATTAACGCGCTGGGTGAAACCCTGAAGACACTGCGCGCGAGCTGGAATCTCGGCTAA
- the bioA gene encoding adenosylmethionine--8-amino-7-oxononanoate transaminase, which produces MHPIAQLDRRYVWHPFTQMADWSKREPIIIAAGKGAVLRDVHGRSYLDANSSIWTNLHGHGHPRINRAIQRQLGKIAHSSALGFANIPASQLAARLVRAAQPLKGRGAVVAGKGQGPTLSKVFFSDDGSTAMEVALKLAYEYARRVTRLRLPRFLSLQGAYHGDTVGAVSLGHIDLFHRAYQRLLFPVDSVMAPYCYRCPFNRARPERADAREYRRCHWECVDQVARKFEVAKRKQQPYAGLVVEPLMQGAAGMIPQPRGWLARVAELARHYGTPILADEVMTGFGRTGFHEPDPGKSSPRGGLFACQLEGVTPDYLAVAKGLTGGYLPMAATLTTMPVYEAFLGDYEEFKTFFHGHSFTGNQLGAAAALESLSLLEAPAARRSRWRLQQHLNEELRGLWRLPNVGDIRQVGLVVGVELVRDAATRQAFDLRERIGIRVCEAMAARGVLTRPIGNVIVLLPPYCMTRAQVRRMVGALGSAIEEVAASVA; this is translated from the coding sequence ATGCATCCGATCGCTCAATTGGACCGCCGTTACGTGTGGCATCCGTTTACCCAGATGGCGGACTGGTCCAAACGCGAGCCCATCATCATCGCCGCAGGGAAAGGGGCGGTGTTGCGGGATGTTCACGGTCGATCCTACTTGGATGCCAATTCTTCCATCTGGACCAATCTGCACGGACACGGGCATCCGCGGATTAACCGGGCGATTCAGCGTCAGCTGGGCAAGATTGCTCATTCCTCCGCCTTGGGGTTTGCCAACATTCCAGCATCGCAATTAGCCGCACGGCTGGTTCGTGCCGCCCAACCGTTGAAAGGGCGCGGGGCTGTCGTCGCTGGCAAGGGGCAGGGACCGACGCTCAGCAAGGTTTTCTTCTCCGACGACGGTTCGACTGCCATGGAGGTGGCGTTGAAGCTCGCTTACGAGTATGCGCGTCGGGTGACCCGCCTCCGTCTGCCACGGTTTCTTTCGCTTCAGGGAGCCTACCATGGCGATACTGTGGGAGCGGTGAGTCTGGGGCACATCGACCTGTTCCACCGGGCGTATCAGCGCCTGCTCTTTCCGGTGGATTCGGTCATGGCTCCCTACTGCTACCGCTGTCCCTTCAACCGCGCCCGGCCGGAACGAGCGGATGCGCGGGAGTATCGACGCTGTCATTGGGAATGCGTGGATCAGGTGGCGCGCAAGTTCGAGGTCGCCAAGCGCAAGCAGCAGCCCTATGCCGGGTTGGTGGTGGAGCCGCTGATGCAGGGGGCGGCCGGAATGATCCCGCAGCCCCGAGGTTGGCTGGCGCGGGTGGCCGAGTTGGCGCGCCACTATGGAACTCCGATCCTGGCGGACGAGGTCATGACTGGCTTCGGGCGAACGGGATTCCACGAACCCGATCCGGGAAAGTCGTCACCTCGGGGCGGACTCTTCGCCTGCCAGTTGGAAGGCGTGACGCCGGACTACCTCGCCGTGGCGAAAGGGTTGACGGGCGGCTATCTGCCCATGGCCGCCACCTTGACCACGATGCCGGTCTACGAAGCGTTTCTGGGGGATTATGAAGAGTTTAAGACTTTTTTTCATGGCCACAGTTTTACGGGTAACCAGCTCGGTGCCGCTGCGGCGTTGGAGAGTTTGTCGCTGTTGGAAGCCCCAGCGGCTCGGCGTTCGCGTTGGCGCTTGCAGCAGCACCTGAATGAAGAGCTCCGGGGGTTGTGGCGACTCCCCAATGTGGGAGATATCCGGCAAGTGGGTCTCGTCGTTGGTGTTGAACTGGTGCGTGATGCAGCGACTCGTCAGGCATTTGATCTCCGGGAGAGAATAGGAATCCGGGTCTGTGAAGCCATGGCAGCGCGAGGGGTTTTGACGCGTCCGATCGGCAATGTGATCGTCTTGCTTCCTCCTTATTGCATGACTCGCGCACAGGTCCGACGCATGGTGGGAGCCCTTGGCTCGGCGATCGAGGAAGTCGCTGCCAGCGTTGCTTAA